The following proteins are encoded in a genomic region of Sorangiineae bacterium MSr12523:
- a CDS encoding SCP2 sterol-binding domain-containing protein — MKLDLHPTVKLVKKKATTVRPAMDAAKLRALCLEAGADDVGFVALDRDEVRDQRDEILSVLPGAKTLVSFVVRMNRDDIRSPARSMANLEFHHTNDAINDVGRAIVRALLDHGHRAVLPSAGFPMEMDRFPGKTWLVSHKPIAVAAGLGAMGIHRNVIHPQFGNFILLGTVVTDLAWAADEASTPLDYNPCLECKLCVAACPVGAIGSDGHFDFSACYTHNYREFMGGFTDWVENIADAANARDYRARVSDSESASMWQSLSFGANYKAAYCLAVCPAGEDVIGPFLSSRKDFTAQVVRPLQDKVEPIYVTAKSDAEAYVAKRFPHKRIRRVNSGLRVNSIEALIRGMPLRFQRGQSDGLAARYHFSFHGSERVDLTVDIRDHVLTIERGLAGEADVHVTADAEVWLATLRRDKSLFWALLTRRVRVRGKLTLLRRFGACFP, encoded by the coding sequence GTGAAACTCGATTTGCATCCCACCGTGAAGCTCGTGAAGAAGAAGGCCACCACGGTGCGTCCTGCGATGGACGCGGCGAAGCTGCGCGCGCTTTGCCTCGAGGCAGGTGCCGATGACGTGGGCTTCGTCGCGCTCGATCGGGACGAGGTTCGCGATCAACGCGACGAGATCCTCTCCGTGCTACCGGGGGCGAAGACCCTGGTTTCCTTCGTCGTTCGCATGAACCGAGACGACATTCGCTCCCCGGCGCGGTCGATGGCCAACCTCGAGTTTCACCATACCAACGATGCGATCAACGACGTCGGGCGCGCCATCGTTCGGGCGCTGCTCGATCATGGGCATCGCGCGGTGCTTCCCTCGGCGGGATTCCCCATGGAAATGGACCGCTTCCCCGGTAAAACGTGGCTCGTTTCGCACAAGCCCATCGCCGTGGCCGCAGGGCTCGGGGCCATGGGCATTCATCGCAATGTGATTCACCCGCAATTTGGCAATTTCATCCTGCTCGGCACCGTCGTCACGGACCTCGCATGGGCCGCCGACGAAGCGAGCACCCCGCTCGATTACAATCCGTGCCTCGAGTGCAAGCTCTGCGTCGCGGCATGCCCCGTGGGTGCCATTGGCTCGGACGGCCATTTCGACTTTTCCGCGTGCTATACGCACAATTACCGCGAGTTCATGGGCGGTTTCACCGATTGGGTCGAAAACATTGCGGACGCCGCCAACGCACGCGACTACCGCGCACGGGTCAGCGACAGCGAGTCCGCGTCCATGTGGCAGAGCCTCTCGTTCGGCGCCAACTACAAGGCGGCGTATTGCCTCGCCGTCTGCCCCGCGGGCGAGGACGTGATCGGGCCCTTCTTGTCCTCGCGCAAAGACTTTACCGCGCAGGTGGTTCGACCGTTGCAAGACAAAGTGGAACCCATTTACGTCACCGCAAAGTCCGATGCGGAGGCGTACGTCGCGAAGCGCTTCCCGCACAAGCGTATTCGCCGCGTCAACAGCGGCCTGCGCGTGAACAGCATCGAGGCGCTCATCCGGGGCATGCCCCTTCGCTTCCAACGCGGCCAATCCGACGGCCTGGCGGCGCGCTACCACTTCTCATTTCATGGCAGCGAGCGTGTCGACCTCACGGTCGACATTCGCGATCACGTGCTCACGATCGAGCGTGGCCTCGCGGGGGAGGCCGACGTGCACGTTACCGCCGACGCCGAGGTGTGGCTCGCTACGCTCCGAAGGGACAAAAGTCTGTTCTGGGCTCTGCTCACCCGCCGTGTTCGCGTACGGGGAAAACTCACGCTGCTGCGGCGGTTCGGCGCGTGCTTTCCCTAA
- a CDS encoding prolyl oligopeptidase family serine peptidase — protein MNPISRVVVRAIVPIATLLTACGGGEAVAPPPPAATPPAPPPPAAATPAPAASASSEPTVLTEEQKRRDAARVPLASSVIDAFANWSGLFSSLVAAYSPDGKRIIFGSLRDGTPQIYAGDVARPADSPKALTTGPERAMSAAFTRDGKAVLFLRDTGADENFAIWRVNADGTGLTNLTPGEVLHRQDVLLPRRKPQMMLYGAQKVSELATKVFSQSIDGGEPKIVYTHPKPGYAVDTTPDGARVLFLEYLSLSDSVLSEIDLASGKPRRIYPAEGKKGNVFSSLYSADGKRILIATDEGSESSLLLSLDAASGKELARYTNTSPKGAMLQIAVSPKGDTLAMRVDAGDHGEVRILDAKSLKLLRAVKVPLGQVELGTFREDGRRFSIMISLPSQPPNVFEVDVAAGSVHPLRDDKHAGLDRLPPVQATISTIAAFDGMKIPVNVYLPADRAGTEKKKLPTIAIFHGGPAGSYAVRWSPVNRFLVALGYAVVEPNVRGSTGFGRAYEMADNREKRADWLKDLEAVNAWAKAQPWCDGERVVVWGGSYGGYTTLMALTRQPSIWRLGVDLFGIADLKAFLRTTSAEIRSAFVDEFGDLEKDSALLDQFSPMRDVDKIVAPLFVYAGQNDPRVPRSESDAIVRALRTRRIPVEYMLAANEGHSLDRRETKVELFTRVARFLEDNLKP, from the coding sequence ATGAATCCGATTTCCCGCGTCGTGGTCAGGGCCATCGTTCCCATTGCGACACTTCTGACGGCTTGCGGCGGTGGTGAGGCCGTGGCGCCGCCTCCACCGGCGGCGACTCCGCCGGCGCCGCCGCCCCCCGCGGCGGCGACCCCCGCGCCCGCGGCCTCCGCATCGTCGGAGCCGACGGTCCTCACGGAAGAGCAGAAGCGGCGTGACGCGGCGCGGGTTCCTCTGGCGTCCTCGGTCATCGATGCATTCGCCAATTGGAGTGGCCTCTTTTCATCGCTGGTGGCGGCCTATTCGCCCGATGGAAAACGAATCATCTTCGGCTCGCTCCGCGATGGCACGCCCCAGATCTACGCGGGAGACGTTGCTCGTCCCGCCGATTCGCCCAAAGCGCTAACCACCGGGCCGGAGCGCGCCATGTCGGCGGCGTTCACCCGCGATGGCAAAGCCGTCCTGTTTCTGCGCGATACAGGTGCCGACGAAAACTTCGCCATCTGGCGCGTCAACGCCGATGGCACGGGCCTCACGAACTTGACGCCGGGCGAAGTGCTGCATCGTCAGGACGTACTCCTGCCCCGGCGCAAACCACAAATGATGCTCTACGGCGCTCAAAAGGTGAGCGAGCTGGCGACGAAGGTCTTTTCCCAATCCATCGATGGCGGCGAGCCCAAGATCGTCTACACCCACCCAAAACCCGGCTATGCCGTGGACACCACGCCGGATGGGGCGCGCGTGCTCTTCCTCGAATACCTCTCGCTCAGCGACAGCGTCTTGAGCGAGATCGATCTGGCCTCGGGCAAGCCTCGCCGCATCTATCCCGCCGAGGGCAAGAAGGGCAATGTCTTCTCGTCGCTCTACTCTGCCGACGGCAAACGCATCCTGATTGCGACGGACGAAGGGAGCGAGTCTTCGCTGCTTCTCTCGCTCGACGCGGCAAGCGGCAAAGAGCTGGCGCGTTATACGAATACCTCGCCCAAAGGCGCGATGCTGCAGATTGCCGTTTCACCCAAAGGGGATACGCTCGCCATGCGGGTCGATGCCGGAGACCACGGTGAAGTGCGCATTCTGGATGCGAAGTCGCTCAAGTTGCTTCGCGCGGTGAAGGTTCCCCTTGGGCAGGTGGAGCTGGGAACCTTTCGCGAGGATGGACGCCGATTCAGCATCATGATCTCGCTCCCGAGCCAGCCACCCAATGTCTTCGAGGTGGACGTGGCCGCGGGCAGCGTGCACCCTCTGCGCGACGACAAGCATGCGGGGCTCGATCGCTTGCCGCCCGTGCAGGCCACCATCTCCACCATCGCGGCATTCGATGGGATGAAGATCCCCGTCAATGTGTACCTTCCCGCCGACCGCGCCGGCACGGAGAAGAAGAAGCTTCCGACCATTGCGATTTTCCACGGCGGGCCCGCTGGAAGCTATGCGGTGCGTTGGAGTCCGGTGAATCGGTTTCTGGTGGCATTGGGGTATGCCGTCGTCGAACCCAACGTGCGCGGCTCCACGGGATTCGGACGAGCCTACGAGATGGCCGACAACCGCGAGAAGCGCGCGGACTGGCTGAAAGATCTCGAGGCCGTGAATGCATGGGCCAAGGCGCAGCCATGGTGCGATGGCGAGCGCGTGGTCGTTTGGGGCGGAAGTTATGGCGGCTACACGACATTGATGGCCCTCACGCGGCAGCCATCCATCTGGCGCCTTGGGGTCGACCTCTTCGGGATTGCGGACTTGAAGGCCTTCTTGCGCACGACCTCTGCCGAGATCCGCAGCGCCTTCGTCGATGAATTCGGCGATCTCGAAAAGGACTCTGCGCTGCTCGACCAATTCAGCCCGATGCGCGATGTCGACAAAATCGTCGCGCCCCTTTTCGTGTACGCAGGGCAAAACGATCCACGCGTACCCCGCTCGGAGTCGGATGCCATCGTTCGCGCGCTGCGGACGCGTCGGATCCCCGTCGAGTACATGCTCGCCGCCAACGAGGGGCACAGCTTGGACCGCCGCGAGACCAAAGTCGAACTGTTCACCCGCGTAGCCCGCTTCCTCGAGGACAACCTGAAGCCCTGA
- a CDS encoding alpha/beta hydrolase yields MLFEMRREWLLGIALGIASCGGHAPEPAASPTTGATTSGETTSIRDGFVTAADGVKIHYREGGRGEIALFFLHGWLGDAHWWDEQLTQFSQRYRVVAMDIAGHGASGTNRKDSTYQAAAADARAIADELGLKRIVWIGHSMSGEIIIDAANQLPDRTACLIPIDTLKEIGGPASREETDAFFAPLQKDFVPNAQAILKRGFVASSPAAVVRRVLDGVATMKPDVVIPILRSGFAYDGRTEIRKVKAPIVAVNSDLQPTKLDENRKYAPQFEVIVMKNVGHWPMLERPAEFDSLLQQAIDRGTRTTTR; encoded by the coding sequence ATGCTTTTCGAAATGCGCCGTGAATGGCTCCTCGGTATCGCTCTGGGCATCGCTTCGTGCGGCGGGCACGCGCCCGAACCTGCGGCTTCACCAACGACCGGTGCCACGACGAGCGGCGAGACGACGTCGATCCGTGACGGATTCGTGACCGCCGCCGATGGCGTCAAGATTCATTACCGAGAGGGCGGTCGTGGAGAGATCGCGCTGTTCTTCCTGCACGGCTGGCTCGGGGACGCGCACTGGTGGGACGAGCAACTCACGCAATTCTCACAACGCTACCGGGTTGTTGCCATGGACATCGCAGGCCATGGGGCGTCGGGCACGAACCGAAAGGATTCGACGTACCAGGCCGCCGCCGCCGACGCTCGTGCGATCGCGGACGAGCTGGGGCTCAAGCGCATCGTGTGGATCGGGCACTCGATGTCGGGAGAAATCATCATCGATGCAGCCAACCAATTGCCGGACCGCACCGCGTGCCTCATTCCAATCGACACCTTGAAAGAAATTGGTGGGCCTGCATCGCGCGAGGAGACGGACGCGTTTTTCGCGCCGCTGCAAAAGGACTTCGTTCCCAATGCGCAGGCCATTCTCAAGAGGGGATTCGTCGCGAGCTCCCCGGCCGCCGTCGTTCGGCGCGTGCTCGACGGCGTCGCCACGATGAAGCCGGACGTGGTCATCCCCATCCTGCGCAGCGGATTCGCCTACGACGGCCGCACGGAGATCCGCAAGGTCAAGGCGCCCATCGTCGCCGTCAACTCGGATCTCCAGCCAACCAAGTTGGACGAAAACCGCAAATACGCCCCGCAATTCGAGGTCATCGTCATGAAAAACGTCGGCCACTGGCCCATGCTCGAGCGCCCCGCCGAATTCGATTCATTGCTCCAACAAGCCATCGACCGCGGCACTCGCACCACGACACGGTAA
- a CDS encoding MarR family transcriptional regulator, whose translation MSTRSVAKSIAEQCLAMRMRRLNRVITRIYDEELRPYDVGVAQLNALVALGLAGELQPAQLGAVLDVEKSTLSRNLRRLEERGWIDIVGQGSAQRVSLTARGEAVLGKARPAWERAQKRAQETLGGELAGALGAIPVI comes from the coding sequence GTGTCCACTCGGAGCGTGGCGAAAAGCATCGCGGAGCAGTGCCTTGCGATGCGCATGCGGCGTTTGAATCGCGTGATTACGCGAATCTATGACGAGGAGCTGCGGCCGTACGACGTGGGGGTGGCGCAGCTCAATGCCTTGGTGGCGTTGGGGCTTGCGGGCGAACTTCAGCCGGCGCAACTTGGTGCCGTGCTCGACGTGGAGAAGTCCACGCTCAGCCGGAATCTGCGCCGGCTCGAGGAGCGCGGGTGGATCGATATCGTCGGACAGGGCAGTGCCCAGCGGGTTAGCCTCACCGCGCGTGGGGAAGCCGTGCTGGGCAAGGCGCGTCCTGCGTGGGAGCGTGCTCAGAAGAGGGCGCAGGAAACGTTGGGAGGCGAGCTCGCGGGCGCGCTTGGCGCGATCCCCGTCATTTGA